One Streptomyces sp. ML-6 genomic region harbors:
- a CDS encoding NAD(P)H-binding protein, protein MTEILVIGATGKTGAPLVPRLRALGHTVRAASRSSETRFDWSDRSTWDPALSGVQAVYLVPTETLGLDERVEFVARAKAAGVRRLVQLSVRGIDEDGTHPTEAAVRGSGLEWTVLRPSWFAQDFAAADFFLPGVLEGEVRTPAGDGREPFIDAEDIAEVALAVLTGDSHHGQTYDLSGPRALSITEAVELISKATGRSIAHRHQTEAEYAADLVTAGLTQDDAESVAGFLGQVGQGADDYVSDGVERVLGRAPRTFEEYVTTAAENGTWTL, encoded by the coding sequence ATGACAGAGATCCTCGTTATCGGAGCCACCGGCAAGACCGGCGCTCCCCTCGTTCCCCGCCTCCGTGCTCTTGGGCACACCGTCCGCGCCGCCTCCCGCTCGAGCGAGACCCGTTTCGACTGGTCCGACCGTTCCACCTGGGACCCCGCACTCAGCGGCGTCCAGGCCGTGTACCTCGTTCCGACCGAGACCCTGGGCCTGGACGAGCGCGTAGAATTCGTGGCCCGCGCGAAGGCGGCCGGGGTCCGGCGCCTGGTCCAGCTGTCGGTGCGCGGCATCGACGAAGACGGCACGCACCCCACCGAGGCTGCCGTGCGGGGCTCGGGCCTGGAGTGGACGGTCCTGCGGCCGTCCTGGTTCGCTCAGGACTTCGCCGCGGCGGACTTCTTCCTTCCCGGTGTCCTCGAAGGTGAGGTACGGACCCCGGCCGGGGACGGGCGCGAGCCGTTCATTGACGCCGAGGACATCGCTGAGGTCGCCCTCGCGGTCCTCACCGGCGACAGCCACCACGGGCAGACCTACGACCTGTCGGGTCCGCGGGCACTGTCCATCACCGAGGCCGTCGAGCTGATCAGCAAGGCAACGGGACGCAGCATCGCGCACCGCCATCAGACCGAGGCGGAATACGCCGCCGACCTGGTCACGGCCGGGCTCACGCAGGACGACGCCGAATCCGTCGCAGGCTTCCTCGGCCAGGTGGGCCAGGGCGCGGACGACTACGTCAGCGACGGCGTCGAGCGCGTCCTGGGCCGTGCGCCGCGCACGTTCGAGGAATATGTGACGACGGCCGCGGAGAATGGCACCTGGACGCTCTGA
- a CDS encoding winged helix-turn-helix domain-containing protein has protein sequence MDRMDMQRAHAAGPDLATVAKLLADGTRAGFCLALLDGRAWTATELARHAGVAPSTATEHLHALVRGNLLAEERQGRHRYVRLAGPHVAELIESLAAMAPQRTPAPRSLSAAGRRQALAHARTCYDHLAGTVGVAITDAMLGRKLLDLEHGLGLTGAGATWLEELGITVPTGTRRPSVRSCLDWTERRPHLAGAVGAALCRHAFETGWITPVGTTRAVAVTPLGRQALRCHLGLSDELLSQK, from the coding sequence ATGGACCGCATGGACATGCAGCGCGCACATGCGGCCGGCCCCGACCTGGCTACCGTGGCGAAGCTTCTGGCCGATGGCACGCGGGCGGGTTTCTGTCTGGCCCTGCTCGACGGCCGGGCGTGGACGGCGACGGAACTGGCACGCCATGCGGGGGTGGCGCCCTCGACCGCGACTGAGCACTTGCACGCACTCGTCCGCGGAAACCTGCTCGCCGAGGAACGGCAGGGCCGCCACCGGTACGTGCGTCTGGCCGGTCCGCACGTCGCCGAGCTGATCGAGAGCCTCGCTGCGATGGCACCCCAGCGCACCCCGGCACCCCGTTCCCTGTCGGCGGCCGGCCGTCGACAGGCCCTCGCCCACGCCCGTACCTGCTACGACCACCTCGCGGGGACCGTCGGGGTCGCCATCACCGATGCCATGCTCGGGCGAAAGCTGCTGGACCTGGAGCATGGACTCGGGCTCACTGGTGCCGGCGCGACCTGGCTCGAAGAGCTCGGCATCACTGTCCCGACCGGCACGCGCCGACCGTCGGTGCGGTCATGCCTGGACTGGACCGAACGCCGCCCCCACCTGGCCGGCGCCGTCGGTGCCGCCCTGTGCCGTCACGCGTTCGAAACCGGCTGGATCACCCCCGTCGGCACCACGCGCGCCGTCGCAGTCACACCCCTCGGCCGACAGGCACTCCGTTGTCACCTCGGCCTGTCCGATGAACTTCTTTCGCAGAAATGA
- the ychF gene encoding redox-regulated ATPase YchF, with protein sequence MSLTIGIVGLPNVGKSTLFNALTKNDVLAANYPFATIEPNVGVVGVPDPRLNKLAEIFGSQRLLPATVDFVDIAGIVRGASEGEGLGNKFLANIRESDAICQVIRAFKDENVVHVDGKVSPKDDIETINTELILADLQSVEKAVPRLTKESRLQKDKVAVLAAVEEAQKILESGQTLFAAGITAGTEKGKLLHELHLLTTKPFLYVFNVDEDELVDEDFKDEQRALVAPAEAIFLNAKIESELIELDDEEALELLQSMGQEEPGLATLGRVGFDTLGLQTYLTAGPKEARAWTIKKGATAPEAAGVIHTDFQKGFIKAEIISFEDLVETGSVAEARAKGKARMEGKDYVMQDGDVVEFRFNV encoded by the coding sequence GTGTCGCTCACGATCGGAATCGTCGGTCTGCCGAATGTCGGCAAGTCGACCCTGTTCAATGCCCTGACCAAGAACGACGTGCTGGCGGCCAACTACCCGTTCGCCACGATCGAGCCGAACGTAGGCGTCGTGGGCGTCCCGGACCCCCGCCTGAACAAGCTGGCGGAGATCTTCGGCTCCCAGCGGCTGCTCCCGGCCACGGTGGACTTCGTCGACATCGCGGGCATCGTCCGCGGCGCCTCGGAGGGTGAGGGCCTGGGCAACAAGTTCCTGGCGAACATCCGCGAGTCCGACGCGATCTGCCAGGTCATCCGCGCCTTCAAGGACGAGAACGTCGTCCACGTCGACGGCAAGGTCTCGCCCAAGGACGACATCGAGACGATCAACACCGAGCTGATCCTCGCCGATCTCCAGTCGGTCGAGAAGGCCGTCCCGCGCCTCACCAAGGAGTCCCGCCTCCAGAAGGACAAGGTCGCGGTCCTCGCCGCCGTCGAGGAGGCCCAGAAGATCCTGGAGTCCGGCCAGACCCTCTTCGCTGCGGGCATCACCGCGGGCACCGAGAAGGGCAAGCTCCTCCACGAGCTGCACCTCCTGACCACCAAGCCCTTCCTCTACGTCTTCAACGTCGACGAGGACGAGCTGGTCGACGAGGACTTCAAGGACGAGCAGCGCGCCCTGGTCGCCCCCGCCGAGGCGATCTTCCTGAACGCCAAGATCGAGTCCGAGCTGATCGAGCTCGACGACGAGGAGGCCCTCGAACTCCTCCAGTCCATGGGCCAGGAAGAGCCCGGCCTGGCCACCCTCGGCCGCGTCGGCTTCGACACCCTGGGCCTGCAGACCTACCTCACGGCGGGCCCGAAGGAAGCCAGGGCCTGGACGATCAAGAAGGGTGCCACCGCCCCCGAGGCGGCCGGTGTGATCCACACCGACTTCCAGAAGGGCTTCATCAAGGCGGAGATCATCTCCTTCGAGGACCTGGTCGAGACCGGCTCGGTCGCCGAGGCCCGCGCCAAGGGCAAGGCCCGCATGGAGGGCAAGGACTACGTCATGCAGGACGGCGACGTGGTGGAGTTCCGCTTCAATGTGTAG
- a CDS encoding HEAT repeat domain-containing protein, which translates to MTSHIKRLVQQLDGEAGESYDARAELIWIGADTIPAVIDGLPSLGGFGQLTAIKVFEEVGDPRCGPALIGLLDSDNPTVREWAAIALASLEIDGAVEPVRHAYRACLERATPPDWSEPEGIRWALTELGARIPVVPPLTTRLRAYEPPLRTTPLAGPQPTSPRSSTTWPTTPR; encoded by the coding sequence ATGACCTCCCACATCAAGAGACTCGTCCAGCAGCTCGACGGAGAAGCCGGCGAGTCCTACGACGCCCGCGCGGAGCTGATCTGGATCGGCGCCGACACCATACCCGCCGTCATCGACGGCCTGCCTTCCCTCGGCGGCTTCGGTCAGCTGACCGCCATCAAGGTCTTCGAGGAGGTGGGCGATCCCCGTTGCGGCCCCGCTCTCATCGGCCTGCTGGACAGCGACAATCCGACCGTCCGCGAATGGGCGGCGATAGCCCTGGCGAGCCTGGAGATCGACGGCGCGGTCGAGCCCGTGCGCCACGCCTATCGCGCCTGCCTGGAACGGGCGACGCCACCGGACTGGAGCGAGCCGGAAGGCATCCGCTGGGCCCTGACCGAACTCGGCGCCCGCATCCCTGTCGTCCCACCGCTCACCACGCGCCTACGAGCCTACGAGCCTCCACTGCGGACGACGCCCCTGGCTGGCCCTCAACCCACTTCACCGAGATCATCAACGACCTGGCCGACCACGCCCAGGTGA
- a CDS encoding ATP-binding protein, with protein sequence MGFQTACAILQLIRTPDQYPEAETFRVEGADEAIDFEVRDARGRPLLLAQAKTRVEPRTWSGPELVRLARRWGEADPDGTAVLRFLSDGPVQASGQAVRDAADRARALPDPEQWLAECEGLGTSIALTAEDHALMRRLEINTRIGPWDQILDEVRVELLRLSPTAVASTEIDATVDALFVKMFQWSGERRIDRRTVRLDELPGLLRGRRTTPGHRTDASQGPRRTLFRGVPSATGLRGRTEELDALKKLFDQEPGTGTTRVVVSGLGGIGKSSVARLYAHRNREAYEFAWWIPSDTREDVIASYRQLVAEEQQEAEPATEAEIIERVGRRLGHLGTRLLLVYDNVANREQLQGLLPVEGAHVLVTTRDSAWATAEGGLVVGRMATEEATRWAAERLPRVSEPEVSALVDAVERIPLGIAQATGYIAATECPVDVYLAELSECRARLLDNPGFVPFDYLAGVTLTAAVTLSVGRVLSHALRSPAGSEQQLAAELLARCALLAPDFIPLHLAALDMPTGSAVYGAVAELRRFSLVSPQDGMLAIHRIVQAVVRALMDGEAVQSMYGRFQYELVTRLVACQKQNQWSEAATLIEHAVHVAHRVREGGRVDGSTVALLANVAGAISNVHGDLARSEGLLREALAVVDEFDDAAMDDAVYRRAATTTTLAQCLQNQQRFDEASEAAQTAWTLLEGMDTLSPDGVVHLLLAHSTDMRAAVATDRLADVARAALRLETALRREDVAAPVELKVRLEQAQALVWIKNWDAAAMTIDVARGLIGRDDEPNAELLFLDAIVKASTGRLEEALAIAAGIPEPTERTAVTIMRHHADQMVDMAHAVIVGSLGRDDEGVLTDVWILNAAQSLLERAEALLKAHTEAGPGVLAHVRQRFAVLAWTRHTLGHPGSDPEQSRALMRESLDMFEATGQGHVPLAVTAREFLAMDGQEDDDPVEQPVTNAPPRSAPGLPGGKETHLLSALPWENVLSWVRKVPADARSLYALLGATAYHLGERTAPSPAFVALAVTAAARTLGLTCRMIPTSLRVTIDGVPLDLPDQAAEPTITPTGEIRGHITLWCEEAGRLVDPALLLAQGQFPAGADEREAFLAPVVFPAPDVDSLFVFRPTTPRGRYLLVYHFRPEWEEHLVKVLPYLDRTAVATFAQQIASTAALATTAS encoded by the coding sequence ATGGGGTTCCAGACGGCGTGCGCAATTCTCCAGCTGATCCGCACCCCGGACCAGTATCCGGAGGCGGAGACCTTCCGGGTGGAGGGCGCCGACGAGGCCATCGACTTCGAGGTGAGGGACGCGCGGGGACGACCGCTGCTGCTCGCCCAGGCGAAGACCCGGGTGGAGCCACGCACCTGGTCGGGACCGGAACTGGTGCGGCTCGCCCGCCGCTGGGGCGAGGCCGACCCCGACGGTACAGCCGTGCTGCGGTTCCTCTCCGACGGACCGGTGCAGGCGTCGGGGCAGGCCGTCCGGGACGCGGCGGATCGCGCCCGCGCCCTTCCCGATCCTGAGCAGTGGCTGGCTGAGTGCGAAGGCCTGGGAACCTCGATCGCGCTCACTGCCGAGGACCACGCGCTGATGCGCCGGCTGGAGATCAACACCCGTATCGGCCCGTGGGATCAGATCCTCGATGAAGTCAGAGTCGAACTGCTGCGGCTCTCCCCCACCGCCGTGGCGTCGACCGAGATCGACGCCACCGTCGACGCGTTGTTCGTAAAGATGTTCCAGTGGTCCGGGGAACGGCGGATCGACCGGCGCACGGTCCGGCTGGACGAGCTCCCGGGGCTCCTGCGCGGGCGCCGTACCACGCCCGGGCACAGGACGGACGCTTCTCAGGGTCCCCGCCGCACCCTGTTCCGGGGCGTCCCCTCAGCCACCGGTCTGCGCGGGCGGACCGAGGAACTGGACGCGCTGAAAAAGCTGTTCGACCAGGAGCCCGGCACCGGGACGACACGGGTCGTGGTGTCCGGGCTCGGCGGCATCGGCAAGTCGAGCGTCGCCCGCCTGTACGCCCACCGGAACCGGGAGGCGTACGAATTCGCCTGGTGGATCCCGTCCGATACCCGGGAGGACGTGATTGCCTCGTACCGGCAGTTGGTGGCCGAGGAGCAGCAGGAGGCCGAGCCCGCCACTGAGGCGGAGATCATCGAGCGTGTCGGCCGCCGTCTCGGGCACCTGGGCACCAGGCTCCTGTTGGTCTACGACAACGTCGCGAACCGGGAGCAGCTCCAGGGACTCCTACCCGTCGAGGGCGCCCACGTGCTGGTCACCACCCGTGACTCGGCCTGGGCTACGGCGGAAGGCGGACTGGTCGTGGGCCGGATGGCCACGGAGGAGGCCACCCGCTGGGCAGCGGAACGGCTGCCCCGAGTGTCCGAGCCCGAAGTGTCCGCGCTGGTCGACGCGGTGGAACGCATCCCGCTCGGGATCGCCCAGGCCACCGGTTACATCGCCGCGACCGAATGCCCGGTGGACGTCTATCTGGCGGAGCTCTCGGAATGCCGGGCCCGCCTGCTCGACAACCCCGGTTTCGTTCCCTTCGACTACCTCGCGGGAGTGACTCTGACGGCAGCGGTGACCCTCAGCGTGGGACGGGTACTGTCCCACGCACTGCGCTCACCCGCAGGGTCCGAACAACAGCTCGCCGCCGAACTGCTCGCCCGCTGCGCCCTCCTCGCCCCGGACTTCATCCCCCTGCACCTAGCTGCACTCGACATGCCGACCGGTTCCGCCGTGTACGGCGCCGTGGCGGAACTGCGCAGGTTCTCCCTGGTATCCCCCCAGGACGGCATGCTGGCAATTCACCGGATCGTCCAGGCGGTCGTCCGGGCGCTGATGGACGGCGAGGCCGTCCAGTCGATGTACGGACGTTTCCAGTACGAGCTGGTGACACGGCTGGTCGCCTGCCAGAAGCAGAACCAGTGGTCCGAAGCCGCGACGCTCATCGAGCACGCGGTGCATGTGGCACACCGTGTGCGCGAGGGCGGCCGTGTGGACGGCAGTACCGTCGCATTGCTGGCCAACGTCGCGGGGGCCATCTCCAATGTGCACGGTGACCTGGCACGCAGTGAGGGCCTGCTGCGCGAGGCTTTGGCCGTCGTGGACGAATTCGACGATGCCGCGATGGACGACGCCGTATACCGGAGAGCGGCGACGACCACCACACTGGCCCAGTGCCTGCAGAATCAGCAGAGGTTCGACGAGGCTTCAGAGGCGGCACAGACCGCCTGGACCCTACTGGAAGGCATGGACACGCTCAGCCCCGACGGGGTGGTGCACCTGCTTCTGGCCCACTCCACCGACATGCGCGCGGCCGTGGCGACGGACCGTTTGGCCGATGTGGCCCGCGCCGCCCTCAGGCTGGAAACGGCACTGAGGCGCGAGGACGTGGCCGCACCGGTCGAGTTAAAGGTCCGGCTGGAACAGGCTCAGGCACTTGTGTGGATCAAGAACTGGGACGCCGCGGCGATGACGATCGACGTGGCCCGGGGGCTCATCGGCCGCGATGACGAGCCGAACGCGGAGCTGCTGTTCCTGGACGCCATAGTGAAGGCGTCCACGGGACGCTTGGAGGAGGCCCTGGCCATCGCCGCGGGTATCCCAGAGCCCACGGAACGCACAGCTGTGACGATCATGCGTCATCACGCGGACCAGATGGTGGACATGGCTCACGCCGTAATCGTCGGCAGCCTCGGGCGGGACGATGAGGGGGTGCTCACCGACGTCTGGATTTTGAACGCCGCCCAGTCTCTGCTCGAACGGGCCGAGGCCCTGCTCAAAGCACACACCGAAGCAGGACCGGGCGTACTGGCCCACGTTCGGCAACGATTCGCGGTATTGGCCTGGACCCGGCACACACTCGGGCACCCCGGCAGCGACCCGGAACAATCGCGCGCCCTCATGCGCGAAAGCCTGGACATGTTCGAGGCGACCGGGCAGGGCCATGTGCCGCTCGCGGTCACCGCACGCGAGTTCCTGGCGATGGATGGGCAGGAGGACGACGACCCCGTGGAACAGCCGGTCACGAACGCGCCTCCTCGCTCCGCCCCTGGGCTGCCAGGGGGCAAAGAGACGCACCTGCTCTCCGCACTTCCCTGGGAGAACGTCCTGTCCTGGGTCCGCAAGGTACCGGCGGACGCGCGTTCGCTATACGCCCTGCTCGGAGCCACCGCTTACCATCTCGGTGAGCGAACGGCACCCTCACCCGCCTTCGTCGCCCTGGCGGTCACCGCCGCGGCGCGCACCCTGGGTCTGACATGCCGCATGATCCCCACCTCGCTCCGGGTGACCATCGACGGCGTGCCCCTCGACCTCCCGGATCAGGCAGCCGAACCGACGATCACGCCCACCGGCGAGATCCGCGGCCACATCACCCTCTGGTGCGAGGAGGCCGGACGCCTGGTAGACCCGGCTCTGCTGCTCGCCCAGGGTCAGTTCCCTGCGGGCGCCGACGAGCGGGAGGCATTCCTGGCCCCCGTGGTCTTCCCCGCACCCGATGTGGACTCCCTGTTCGTTTTCCGTCCGACCACTCCCCGCGGGCGATACCTGCTCGTGTACCACTTCCGCCCGGAGTGGGAGGAGCACCTCGTCAAGGTCCTCCCCTACCTGGACAGGACAGCGGTGGCGACCTTCGCCCAACAGATCGCCTCCACGGCGGCCCTCGCCACGACCGCCTCCTGA
- a CDS encoding AraC family transcriptional regulator, with product MDVLDDYLAGVRAHGAVFCRTVSTPPWGLRFIEPAPLALAVMLHGDGWVVPAEGDPAALRQGEIVLIRSTQPYTVADRPASSPQILVDGDDHCTTASDPASPRRNWRIAGRTSSPEDDRPGDDPDLLVTAGYRIGGDLSLPLLDTLPQVAVVPSDPSLAPLLDLIADETTDDKPGQQVVLDRLLDLLLVRSLRAWFDQAGSVPPPGYRALSDPLLGHVLRRLHEEPSHPWTVASLAAEAGLSRTTFARRFTSMVGRPPLAYLTHWRMTLAADRLRQSGATIAAVAKEVGYHDAFTFSSAFKRTRGISPSAHRAATP from the coding sequence ATGGACGTTCTTGATGACTACCTCGCCGGCGTACGGGCCCACGGAGCCGTCTTTTGCCGCACGGTCAGCACACCCCCGTGGGGCCTGCGCTTCATCGAGCCCGCGCCTCTGGCGCTGGCTGTCATGCTGCACGGGGACGGCTGGGTCGTTCCGGCTGAAGGAGACCCGGCCGCACTGCGGCAGGGGGAGATCGTCCTGATCCGCAGTACGCAGCCGTACACCGTCGCAGACCGCCCCGCCAGCAGCCCGCAGATCCTCGTGGACGGCGACGACCACTGCACCACCGCCAGTGACCCCGCGTCCCCGCGCCGTAACTGGCGGATCGCCGGCCGCACCTCCAGCCCGGAAGACGATCGGCCGGGCGACGACCCCGACCTGCTGGTCACTGCCGGCTACCGCATCGGCGGCGACCTTTCCCTGCCCCTTCTCGACACCCTGCCGCAGGTGGCTGTCGTACCCAGCGACCCCAGCCTCGCCCCACTCCTCGACCTCATCGCCGACGAGACCACCGACGACAAGCCCGGACAACAGGTCGTCCTGGACCGACTGCTCGACCTGCTCCTGGTCCGCTCCCTGCGCGCCTGGTTCGACCAAGCCGGCTCCGTCCCGCCCCCGGGATATCGGGCACTGTCCGACCCGCTGCTGGGACACGTGCTGCGCAGGCTGCACGAGGAGCCGTCTCACCCCTGGACCGTCGCGTCACTCGCCGCCGAAGCGGGACTGTCACGCACCACATTCGCTCGCCGCTTCACGTCCATGGTCGGCCGCCCGCCACTGGCCTACCTCACCCACTGGCGGATGACTTTGGCCGCAGACCGTCTGCGTCAGTCCGGTGCGACGATTGCGGCGGTGGCCAAGGAAGTCGGCTATCACGACGCGTTCACCTTCAGCTCGGCCTTCAAACGGACCCGAGGCATCAGTCCCTCCGCCCACCGCGCCGCCACCCCGTGA
- a CDS encoding flavin reductase family protein, which produces MNTAPLSTLPARTDTTRTVTTHLEIEPSILYFGTPVVLLSTENQDGSFNLAPISSAWALGQTVVIGLGREGQTAHNLGSRPDLVINLPAPAQWPAVERLAPLTGRDPVPAGKPEGCRFEPDKFAAAGLTSEPSHLVRPPRVAECPIQLEARAERVQPDTSGDFVIVEAVVRKVHADSRIVVPGTDHIDPAAWSPLIYNFRHYFGLGPELGHSYRTQTPRVDEGPAA; this is translated from the coding sequence ATGAACACGGCACCTCTCAGCACCCTGCCCGCACGGACGGACACCACACGGACGGTCACCACACACCTGGAGATCGAGCCGAGCATCCTGTACTTCGGGACGCCGGTGGTGCTCCTGTCGACAGAAAACCAGGACGGCTCGTTCAACCTCGCCCCGATATCCTCCGCCTGGGCCCTCGGGCAGACGGTTGTGATCGGACTGGGCCGTGAGGGGCAGACAGCGCACAACCTCGGCAGCCGACCCGACCTGGTCATCAACCTGCCGGCCCCCGCCCAGTGGCCGGCCGTAGAGCGGCTGGCGCCACTGACCGGCCGCGATCCAGTACCCGCCGGCAAACCCGAGGGCTGCCGCTTCGAGCCGGACAAGTTCGCCGCCGCCGGCCTGACCAGCGAGCCCTCCCATCTGGTCCGACCGCCTCGCGTCGCCGAATGCCCGATCCAGTTGGAGGCCCGTGCCGAGCGGGTGCAGCCGGACACCTCCGGGGACTTCGTCATCGTCGAGGCCGTCGTGCGCAAGGTGCACGCCGACTCCCGCATCGTCGTTCCGGGCACCGACCACATCGACCCCGCCGCCTGGAGCCCCCTCATCTACAACTTCCGCCACTACTTCGGACTCGGCCCGGAACTCGGCCACTCCTACCGCACCCAGACACCCCGCGTCGACGAGGGACCTGCCGCATAG
- a CDS encoding alpha/beta hydrolase — MTAPYAHHYGAAEGPALLALHGIKGHGARWRHIAETSLYDFSVIAPDLRGHGRSDHAPPWNTEAHVADMLALLDARRMHRVDLLGHSYGGLIALRLAHAAPERVGRIVLLDPSVGLPAGDMHDQARRTLNSPSFTDPEQARAERRSAWPAASAAAVEQEVAEHLAPRSDGRWQWRIEPAAVVTACSEMAGPPITPPATVPTLLVIARRSGFVSAEYVRACRAAMGEHLTVSEVDAGHMLYLERPEETGELIRRFLA, encoded by the coding sequence GTGACGGCGCCGTACGCCCACCACTACGGTGCGGCCGAAGGGCCTGCACTGCTTGCGCTGCACGGCATCAAGGGGCACGGCGCTCGCTGGCGGCACATCGCCGAGACGTCCTTGTACGACTTCTCGGTCATCGCGCCGGACCTGCGTGGGCATGGGCGCTCCGACCACGCCCCGCCGTGGAACACCGAGGCACATGTGGCGGACATGCTCGCTCTGCTGGACGCCCGTCGCATGCACCGTGTGGATCTGCTCGGGCACTCGTACGGCGGCCTGATCGCGCTGCGTCTGGCACACGCGGCCCCCGAACGCGTCGGCCGCATCGTCCTGCTCGACCCCTCGGTCGGCCTGCCGGCAGGGGATATGCACGACCAGGCCCGCCGGACCCTGAACTCCCCCTCCTTCACGGACCCCGAACAAGCGCGCGCGGAGCGGAGATCGGCCTGGCCGGCCGCCTCCGCCGCAGCCGTGGAACAAGAGGTCGCCGAGCATCTCGCACCACGCAGCGACGGGCGGTGGCAGTGGCGCATCGAGCCCGCAGCCGTCGTGACGGCGTGCTCCGAGATGGCGGGACCGCCCATCACTCCGCCTGCCACCGTGCCCACACTCCTGGTCATCGCCCGGCGATCAGGCTTCGTGTCTGCGGAGTACGTCCGGGCGTGCCGGGCGGCGATGGGCGAGCACCTCACGGTGTCAGAGGTGGATGCGGGCCACATGCTGTATCTCGAGCGCCCCGAAGAGACTGGCGAGCTGATCCGGCGCTTCCTGGCATAG
- a CDS encoding TetR/AcrR family transcriptional regulator produces the protein MGRPRGFDEAEVVRSAAKLFAIRTYDGTSVDDLVSHLGVHRNSLYKTFGSKRGLYLAALKWSLDHEVSGLAERVAEAGGHAEGAYEVLADAVTGTEVDLVLLAAVERAPVDAEVARLVGEAFTALDRAVGDASRAAENGDARAAPAAATALLIGLRTRARSGTTDEGTIRAGVGLAQRLGRP, from the coding sequence ATGGGACGACCGAGAGGATTCGATGAGGCTGAGGTAGTCCGGTCGGCGGCGAAGCTCTTCGCCATCCGGACCTATGACGGCACATCCGTGGACGACCTGGTGTCACACCTCGGTGTGCACCGAAACAGCCTGTACAAGACGTTCGGGAGCAAACGCGGGCTCTACCTGGCCGCGCTGAAGTGGTCCCTGGACCACGAGGTCAGCGGGCTGGCCGAGCGCGTCGCCGAAGCGGGCGGCCATGCGGAAGGGGCCTACGAGGTCCTCGCCGACGCGGTCACCGGAACAGAAGTCGACCTGGTCCTGCTGGCCGCGGTCGAGCGGGCACCGGTGGACGCCGAGGTGGCACGACTGGTCGGCGAGGCTTTCACCGCGCTGGACAGGGCAGTAGGCGACGCGAGCCGCGCGGCCGAGAACGGTGACGCCCGCGCCGCTCCCGCAGCGGCCACCGCACTGCTCATCGGGCTGCGCACACGGGCCAGGTCCGGAACGACCGACGAGGGCACCATCCGAGCCGGCGTCGGCCTGGCACAGCGCCTCGGCCGACCCTGA
- a CDS encoding CPCC family cysteine-rich protein yields the protein MSRRYPCPCCGHLVLDEMPGSYAICPVCFWEDDAIQFRWPTMDGGANKVSLIEAQRNYQDFGGCDQHGRRFVRPPAADEPLDPAWRPIDVTRDSFEVWGAEDWAPWPADSSVLCWWLPTFWRRDQPVS from the coding sequence GTGAGCCGTCGCTACCCCTGCCCTTGCTGCGGGCATCTCGTCCTGGACGAGATGCCCGGCTCGTATGCCATCTGCCCCGTCTGCTTCTGGGAGGACGACGCCATCCAGTTCCGGTGGCCGACCATGGATGGCGGGGCGAACAAGGTCTCCCTGATTGAGGCCCAGCGCAATTACCAGGACTTCGGCGGCTGCGACCAGCACGGCCGACGGTTCGTTCGGCCCCCGGCAGCGGACGAACCGCTCGACCCGGCCTGGCGCCCGATCGACGTCACGCGAGACTCCTTCGAGGTCTGGGGAGCGGAGGACTGGGCCCCATGGCCGGCGGACTCCTCGGTGCTCTGCTGGTGGCTGCCCACCTTCTGGCGCCGCGACCAGCCGGTGTCATGA